A stretch of DNA from Scomber scombrus chromosome 9, fScoSco1.1, whole genome shotgun sequence:
CAGTAATTCAAAAGTCCCACATTTTGAATACATTATAAACTACAGAGGCAAGTTTGTTTCACTGAAAGATTGCTTAGAAaccatacagtatattgcaAAGAGATAGTCtagcaccatggacagcgatTTTTCACTCATTTCAGTGAGGTTTTCCAGAGGAAATTGTCAGTGCAATGTGGTACCAGCTACACACAGAATATGTTGTAGGTTCAGCACTACGGTAAGCCTTGTTTTCATAGAAAGAGCAGCCTAGATCAATGtaatcacaaataaaataatttgaacaAATAGGAATAATAGCAGCTGGTTTTGCGGCAGAACAGTATAAAGAGCGACGTCAGCACTACAGTGGGCGCACATATTAGCAGGAAATAAACTGGCTTGATCATCTCATTTCAAACATATGAGGTGTTTCAAGAAGCGATTGGAcaacatttatttgttcatatttgtcAATAGCATATGTTTTCAGCACAAATGAACATCCTGGCTCCTTAACTTTGTCGAAGCCTACTCAAAGAGATTATGAAGCTTGGTATTTCAAGACAGGCCACCTAAAGCAGAGAACAGGCAATGATTCAAATGCTGAAATGACTTAAGTTCATGTCACAATTGTTGCTTGTTGCTGAGCTATTTGATTCAATCAGCCTAAAAGTGCATATGTGTTGTCATGAAAATGTGTCAGTAGCTGTTTCAAAAGGTCTGTTAGGTCTCTGTTGCAAAATTGTAGTCGTTAAGTGCACGTTCATCGTGCATCAATATGGAATAATCGTGAGATCATAAGAAACCAGGAAAAGGCCTTACAAATGTATATCCTACCTTTTCTTTGTTGGGTAAAGTTTGAGTCCTAGTAAAAGTGTCTCCTCCGTTAATACTGATCAGCTCCGCATCTCCAGGTGGAAACGGTGCGGGGAAAACCACCATGTCACTTTTGAGTGTGTCTGAGCTGAAACACACGTCATACTGCTGAGTAGCTTTAGAGTAAGACCAGCTCCCATCAGGGTGGGTGGTGATCTTTGGGGCGCTGTACCTGCTGAAACTGCCGTCTGTCCTGTGACATTTgacagatattaaactgatgaGGCTCAGCAGAAATATCGCTGACACCGACACAATGGCGATCAGCAGATACAGGTTTATATTAGAGAAACTGTCCTCCTTCACAGGAACATGTCTGAACTGAGTCTGGATGTCAGCTGTGCTTTCAACCACCACCACATCAATAGACACAGTAGCTGACAGGGAGGTTTCTCCATTATCAGAAACCAACACCACCAAGGGGTGAGTTTTCAGGTCATTGTCACTCATTCTCCTCTTAGTCCTTATCTCCCCGGTGCTGGTTCCGATCCGGAAGAGGTTGTTTCCTTTGGGCTCAGACAGGTGATAAGAAAGCAGAGCATTGTATCCAGAGTCTGCGTCTACAGCCCTGATCTTTGCCACAAAGTATCCCGCTTCAGCAGAATAGGGGATGCTCTCACTGTTAACGGAGCCGTGCTCAGAATAGGGCGCCAGAACAGCTggattattgtcattttcatccaGAATAAAAACGTTGACAGTCACGTTGCTGCTGAGCGGAGGAACACCAGAGTCTGTGGCCTGAACTTTAAACTGAAACGTTTTTAACTCCTCAAAGTTAAAAGATTGCAGTGTGAGTATATCCCCTGTCTCtgagtttatatttaaaactgaTGAAATCGGAACGTTTCTTGGATAATTGTCTAATAATGTATACGTCAGTTTGGCATTAGTGTCCAAATCAGGATCAAACGCACTTATCGTATAAATGACGGAGCCCATCGGactattttcttttacataaacATTAATCACAGGCTCCATGAAACGAGGTGCGTTGTCATTGACGTCACAAACATGAACAGTAATGACCCTGATACTGGACAGAGGCGGACTTCCTTCGTCTGTGGCTGCAATGGTGACATTGTAAAGAGAAGTGTTTTCTCTGTCCAGCGGTCCGTCTACTACTAATGAATAGTCATGTTTGTAGTTAGACTTCAGTTTAAAGGGAACAGACCCCATTACCTTACAGTTGGTTACACCATTGTTTCCTCCATCTTTATCACTCACTGTAACTAAAGCAACGATTGTCCCCAATTCTGCGTCTTCTTTTACAGGGGTCATCAGTGACGTCACATATATTTCTGGGGCATTGTCATTCACATCAATTATCTCTATCAGTAGTTTAGCATGAGCACTACGAGGAGAATGTCCCTGGTCCATTGCTTGAACTCTGACTTCATAAGCAGGCGTTTCCTCATAGTCTAAATTACCTTTCACAGTGATTTCTCCAGTTTCTGAATTTAGATCAAAAATATTTGAAGGATCAATATTGCCTCGCTTCATCAGGGAGTATAGGATCTTACTGTTCATGCCCTCGTCTAAATCTGTTGCATTTAACTGAATTACCACTGTTCCGTGTGCAGCATTTTCACTGACACGGACTTTGTACAGCGATGTACTAAACGTCGGGGCATTATCATTCGCATCTAATACATTAACACGTATCTGCAATGTACCCGATCTAGGAGGTTTTCCTCCATCTACAGCGGTGAGAAGAAGTGTGATGACCGACTGTTTCTCTCGATCTAAGGCTTTCTGCAGAACTAACTCAGCAGACACACCGTGTTCTCCACCGCTCTGCACATCAAGCGAGAAATGATCATTTTGGCTCAGCTTGTATGTCTTAACTGTGTTGCTGCCTATGTCTGCATCTACCGCTATTGGGAGAAAATATCGCTCTCCCGGTGTTGTCGATTCAGAGATGTTTAACCAATGGATCTGTTCAATGAATTCTGGCGAGTTATCGTTTATATCTAAAACATTGATCTCAATGCGGTGTACATTCATTGGATTGCTTAAAACTTCTTGTACTCTTAGGGAGCATTGTGCCATGTTCGGGCAAAGCTTTTCTCTGTCTATTCGCTCATAAACAAATAGATTTCCAGTCCGCAAATTTACGTCAAAATATTTCTTACTGTAACTCGAAACAATACGTAGATCTCTGGTCTCTAGCTCTTGCACTTTCAAATTCAAATCTTTTGCGATATTTCCCACCACGGTGCCTTTGTTCACCTCCTCTGAAATGGAGTAAGATAATTGCGAAGCAGACCAgtcacaaagacaaagagagagaagacagtaaATCCAGACGTGTTCCTCATATCGTCGAAAAgtcatttttgttaaataaacGCTGAATCCCGCTGAACATGTACCTccagattatatatatatccgACATAAACACGATTCTCCAGCAGCAGCCCTCTTTGCCACAGTACAATACCAGTGAATGTCTAAAGTGAACACCACTGACGGTTTCAGATTACCCGTTCAGGGAGGAGTTTTAGAAAAAGTGTAACAATCATATCTATGGTCTCCAGCGACCTCGTGTGGTAAAATAAAGATAAGTCAATATTAATATGAGTAAAACTTCACTATATTAAAACGTGTTGTTTAAATCGTTGACACATAGTTTGGCTTCAGTATGTGAAAATAACATGGAACGGTTATTTGTGAGTCTCATGGAATTAGATTTCTTACatagtctttctttctttcatatcAAAGTTTGTCAATTTTCAAATGtcgttgtttttttaaaatgtatttttatttatttatttatttattgttcataTGTGGGGCGGGCGGGGCAGGTGAGGCGGGATGAGGGAGAGTTTGAGCTAGTG
This window harbors:
- the LOC133986345 gene encoding protocadherin alpha-3-like, whose product is MTSSIHSLVLYCGKEGCCWRIVFMSDWSASQLSYSISEEVNKGTVVGNIAKDLNLKVQELETRDLRIVSSYSKKYFDVNLRTGNLFVYERIDREKLCPNMAQCSLRVQEVLSNPMNVHRIEINVLDINDNSPEFIEQIHWLNISESTTPGERYFLPIAVDADIGSNTVKTYKLSQNDHFSLDVQSGGEHGVSAELVLQKALDREKQSVITLLLTAVDGGKPPRSGTLQIRVNVLDANDNAPTFSTSLYKVRVSENAAHGTVVIQLNATDLDEGMNSKILYSLMKRGNIDPSNIFDLNSETGEITVKGNLDYEETPAYEVRVQAMDQGHSPRSAHAKLLIEIIDVNDNAPEIYVTSLMTPVKEDAELGTIVALVTVSDKDGGNNGVTNCKVMGSVPFKLKSNYKHDYSLVVDGPLDRENTSLYNVTIAATDEGSPPLSSIRVITVHVCDVNDNAPRFMEPVINVYVKENSPMGSVIYTISAFDPDLDTNAKLTYTLLDNYPRNVPISSVLNINSETGDILTLQSFNFEELKTFQFKVQATDSGVPPLSSNVTVNVFILDENDNNPAVLAPYSEHGSVNSESIPYSAEAGYFVAKIRAVDADSGYNALLSYHLSEPKGNNLFRIGTSTGEIRTKRRMSDNDLKTHPLVVLVSDNGETSLSATVSIDVVVVESTADIQTQFRHVPVKEDSFSNINLYLLIAIVSVSAIFLLSLISLISVKCHRTDGSFSRYSAPKITTHPDGSWSYSKATQQYDVCFSSDTLKSDMVVFPAPFPPGDAELISINGGDTFTRTQTLPNKEKVGYTFVRPFPGFL